DNA sequence from the Pseudomonadota bacterium genome:
AACCCCGCGCGCGCCTGGGCCGCGGCCCTTGCGGCCGGCTGCACCGTGGTGGGGCGGCCTTCGGAGTGCACGCCGCGCACCGCCCTGGCGCTGGCGGCCGCGCTGCACGAGAGCGGTGTGCCGGCGGGCGTGCTCAATGTCGTGCTCGGCCCGGCAGACCCCATGGCCCAGGCCATGCTCGACCATCCGGCGGTGCGCGTCATCAGCTTCACCGGGAGCACGGCGGTGGGTCGGCGCCTCATGGATGGCGCGTCACGCACCTTCACCCGTCTGTCGCTCGAGCTTGGGGGCAACGCCCCGGTGCTGGTGTTCTCGGATGTCGATGTGCAGGCCTTCGCCAAGATCGCGGTGAGCGCGCGATTCCGCAACTGCGGTCAGGTATGTGTCGCGCCCCAGCGCTTCATGGTGGCCCGATCGATCCACGACGCGCTCGTTGAGCGCATGGCCGAGCACGTGCGCGCCTTGCGCGTCGGTCGTGGCCTCGACGCCGGCACCCAGATCGGCCCCATGATCAATGCCCGCCAGCGTGACCGGGTCGAGGCCCTCGTCAACCACGCGCGAGACGGGGGGGTCGCCGTGCTGGCCGGAGGTTCGCGCCCGAGCCATCTCGAGCGCGGGTACTTCTACGAACCCACGCTCCTCGGTGGGGTGAAGCCCGAGATGCCCGTCTATGCCGAGGAGATCTTCGGTCCGGTCATGCCCGTGACGCCCTTCGACGATCTCGATGAGGCCCTGGCCCTGGCCAATGCCACTGAGTACGGTCTGGCGGCCTATGTCTTCACCAACGACCTGAAGACCGCGATTCGCGCCAGCGAGGGGCTCGACTTTGGCATGGTGGGGGTCAATGAGTGGTCGCCGCACGCCACCGAAGCGCCTTTCGGCGGGCGTAAGGCGAGCGGTCTGGGGCACGAGTCCGGACCGGAAGGGCTCGACGAATATCTCGAGACCAAGCTCATCTCGTACGGCGGTCTCTGATCGCCCATCTCGTGGTTCACCGATCGGAGGAGGTCGCCATGATCGATCGCAGCCGTCTCACCGCGCTTCTCGTTGAAGAGGAGCGCCGATTCGAAGAGGCCCATCCCCGCTCACGCGCGCTCTACGAGCGCGCTCGCCAGCACCTCCCGGGCGGGGTGCCCATGCACTGGATGGTGCGCTGGGCCGGCCCATACCCCGTGTTCATCGAGCAGGGCAAGGGGGCGCACTTCACCTGCGTCGACGGGCATCGGTACGTCGATTTCTGCCTCGGTGACACAGGCGCGATGACGGGGCACGCGCCGGAGGCCACCGTGCGCGCCGTCACCGAGCAGGCCCAGCGCGGCTTCACCTTCATGCTGCCCAACGAGAACGCCATCTGGGTGGCCGAGGAGATGTCACGCCGCTTCGGCCTGCCGTACTGGCAGGTCTCGCTCTCGGCCACCGACGCCAACCGATTCTCCATACGCCTCGCCCGTCACCTCACCGGTCGGCGCAAGATTCTCGTCTTCAACTACTGCTATCACGGCTCGGTCGACGAGACGTTCATCAGCCTGCACGACGGCGTGCCGGGCGCGCGTGGCGGCAACATCGGTCCTCCCGTCGATCCCCGCGAGACCACGAAGGTCATCGAGTTCAACGACATCCCCGCGCTCGAGGCCGCGCTGCGTGAGGGGGATGTGGCGGCGGTGCTGGCAGAGCCCGTCATGACCAACATCGGCATCATCCACCCGGACCCGGGCTATCACGACGCGCTGCGCCGCCTCACCCGCGAGACCGGCACCTTGCTGATTCTCGACGAGACCCACACCATCTGCACCGGACCCGGAGGATACACCCGCGCCCACGGGCTCGCGCCGGACATGCTCACCATCGGCAAGCCCATCGGCGGCGGCGTTCCCGTGGGCATGTATGGCTTCAGCGAAGCCATTGCCACCGCGATGCTCGAGAAGGTGAATCGCGACGAGTGCGACACGGGGGGCATCGGCGGCACCCTGGCGGGCAATGCCCTCAGCCTGGCCGCGGTGCGCGCCACCCTCGAGCACGTGCTCACGCCCGCGCTGTACGCACGCACCACGCCGTTGGCCGAGCGCTTCACCCTGGGGGTCGAAGAGGTCATCGCAGACTTCGGCCTGCCCTGGATCGTCAAGCATCTGGGGTGTCGGGTGGAGTACTGGTTCCGACCGGCGCCGCCGCGCAACGGCGGTGAGGCCGCGGCTGCGGTCGACGCCGAGCTCGATCGCTACATGCACCTCTGCGCGCTGAACCGCGGCATTCTCATGACCCCGTTCCACAACATGGCGCTCATCGCCCCGGACACCACCGACGACGACGTCGATCTGCACACCCGCGTCTTCCGGG
Encoded proteins:
- a CDS encoding NAD-dependent succinate-semialdehyde dehydrogenase, whose amino-acid sequence is MLINGVWADAQAGGTREVVDPSTEVTVTAVAYGERADCEAAIEAAHAAFPAWSRRTPYERAVILKAAADRIRAQLDALGRLTTEESGKPFPEARGEWSVAADLLEWFAEEGKRAYGRTIPARLAHKRMQTIKQAMGVAGVITAWNFPAYNPARAWAAALAAGCTVVGRPSECTPRTALALAAALHESGVPAGVLNVVLGPADPMAQAMLDHPAVRVISFTGSTAVGRRLMDGASRTFTRLSLELGGNAPVLVFSDVDVQAFAKIAVSARFRNCGQVCVAPQRFMVARSIHDALVERMAEHVRALRVGRGLDAGTQIGPMINARQRDRVEALVNHARDGGVAVLAGGSRPSHLERGYFYEPTLLGGVKPEMPVYAEEIFGPVMPVTPFDDLDEALALANATEYGLAAYVFTNDLKTAIRASEGLDFGMVGVNEWSPHATEAPFGGRKASGLGHESGPEGLDEYLETKLISYGGL
- a CDS encoding aspartate aminotransferase family protein; translation: MIDRSRLTALLVEEERRFEEAHPRSRALYERARQHLPGGVPMHWMVRWAGPYPVFIEQGKGAHFTCVDGHRYVDFCLGDTGAMTGHAPEATVRAVTEQAQRGFTFMLPNENAIWVAEEMSRRFGLPYWQVSLSATDANRFSIRLARHLTGRRKILVFNYCYHGSVDETFISLHDGVPGARGGNIGPPVDPRETTKVIEFNDIPALEAALREGDVAAVLAEPVMTNIGIIHPDPGYHDALRRLTRETGTLLILDETHTICTGPGGYTRAHGLAPDMLTIGKPIGGGVPVGMYGFSEAIATAMLEKVNRDECDTGGIGGTLAGNALSLAAVRATLEHVLTPALYARTTPLAERFTLGVEEVIADFGLPWIVKHLGCRVEYWFRPAPPRNGGEAAAAVDAELDRYMHLCALNRGILMTPFHNMALIAPDTTDDDVDLHTRVFR